The Equus caballus isolate H_3958 breed thoroughbred chromosome 4, TB-T2T, whole genome shotgun sequence genome includes the window TGCTCGTTAGTATACTGCATGCTCCACAGAGAATTGTGTTACTTGAATTCATTATTAGTGGTTTCGGTTCCTTACTCTAATGAAGCCTTTTGCTGTATTAGATGTACAAAGATAATCAATGCTGATTCAGAGGACCCGAAGTACATTATCAACGTGAAGCAGTTTGCCAAGTTCGTGGTGGACCTCAGTGATCAGGTGGCACCTACTGACATTGAAGAAGGGATGAGAGTTGGGTAAGATTTCTGTTTACGATAAATACTCGTCTTTCATTAAGGATACCATGTCACATTCACATCCTTGGCtttcttttgaatgaatgaactgggTGCCATGGAACACCAAGGGAAAATCTAATAGGGTACCACAGTTGGACATCCTTTCTTTTGCATCTGCTTCCTGATTCCCATCTGCCTCCTTTACCCCACCGCCACTATGGCTTTTTATGAATGTCTTCAAATGTCATAATTAAAGTAAGTGCAGAATTTTAGAGTTGAGTTTGCCAGTCTATTTAAGGTAACATGATGTGGGTGGAGGAAGCACTTGCTATAGGATAGTTTTGAGGCCTAAGGGAGTTAATATAATTAACGTATACAGAATACATGATAATTCACTCAGTAAATTTTTTGAGTGTGTTAATGAGGATCTTTTTTACCTCCTTAGTGTGGACAGAAATAAGTATCAGATTCACATTCCGCTGCCTCCTAAGATTGACCCAACAGTTACCATGATGCAGGTGAGAAACTATAGGGGGCAAGGGGTGGCATGACTTGGAATACAACTGCCTCCATCtcagaaatttttgaaatttttaactaATAAACTGTTAACATTTGGGTATGTAGTGAGTTTCCAAAATGTTTTACACAGTTTTTCAGATGAGAACGTCTTTATTAGTCTTTCTTTCACTAGCTTGTCTCTCATCTAGTGTCGGAACAAGTAATACAGCGAGTGGCTCTAGGACACTGGGCAatgtattccatttttattaaaattcttacTTGCCTTAAGTCTGACTTTTTTTTAGGGTATTGGGTCTACTCTACTGGATAGAACCTTTGGATGAGTATTCAAAAGCCTGTGGCTGTATGTTGTacgtttttttccctttcttaggTGGAGGAAAAACCTGATGTCACATACAGCGATGTGGGTGGCTGTAAGGAACAGATTGAGAAGCTTCGAGAAGTAGTTGAGACCCCGCTACTTCACGTAAGTGGCTGTGTCTGTTgcgttttaaatttctttgtataAAGGCATGACAGCCTTTTGTGTATTGTGCACTAACATTGCACATATATTaggtagcttttaaaattttatattttccttgatGAAAATTTTTCAGGGGGTAGAGGGAAGAGGTGTGGAGGAGAGTTGGTAAGttccagaagagagaaagcaaaaggatTGATTGGTCAAACCTattccaaaaaagaaatagatgctCTTTAGAGAGAAGGCTGAGGTGTAACTTTTAGCAAGATGTTAGCATGTTATAGGTTACTGTAGAAGAAGCCATGGTTTTTAATGATATCAAGAGCAAATGGACTTGAATCAAATTAAACTTGGGAGGATAATGGATAACCAGGATATTAAATACTAGATAATACTTCTGTTCTTTAAaaactgtaattttttaaaattagggaaAAAGTATGTTTTCTTAAGCCTGGATAGTAGAAACACCTTTAAGAGATATTCAGCCTTATGAATTGGTTTAAATATAGTTTTGATCCTACATCTTAGAATAAGTAAAATTCTTATTTAGATCAAATATGTAGATTGTGGACTTAATAATTTTGGTTTAAATATATTGATGTAGAAGtagtcttatttttattatacagaaGTGATAAGTGTAAAAATTGTGTCTCCATCACAGCCAGAGAGGTTTGTTAACCTTGGCATTGAGCCTCCCAAGGGTGTGCTGCTCTTTGGTCCCCCGGGTACAGGCAAGACACTCTGTGCTCGGGCAGTTGCTAACAGGACTGATGCTTGCTTCATTCGCGTTATTGGATCTGAGCTTGTACAGAAGTACGTCGGGGAGGTAAAGTAAATCAGTCATAATCAAAGAATATGTAGCTCTGTGAAAAACTTTTAAAGCATGGtagaaattaaaattgtaatCCACACTGAAAGATTGAGACctgaattttctttattgatggattataattagtagTTCAGAAGCCCAGAAGCCACCAGCCTCCCTTTGTGGTCATTTGGAAATAAACAGCTGCCTAAAATTTTTAATCAGTGTGCTCGTACTCAAAAGGATGTCATTTTCTACAGATTTGGTTTGTGTGATGAATACCCTAGAAGTGCCCAGTGAATGTGTTCACATAGACTTCCACTTCAGGGACGGCGTTCTGTGTTCCATTGAGGAGGAGAGAACAGGGTTGTCTGTAGGAATGTGCGTGGATGTGTATCCCGTggccaccccccccaccccggcacACACACGTTTTTTCCATTAGAGAGTAAGTCTAGGGCTGTATATATTGTCTCTGGAACATTAGTGATTAGTATACTTACAATAAGAATTAGAAAAGGAGCTGCATGAGTTGAGACAGACTTTTATTCCTAGATCAAAACTTACAAATCAGAGCTGGCCcattggtgcagtggttaagtacacatgctctgctccggcggcccagggtttgtgggtttggaccctgggcacacctacacaccgctcatcaaaccatgctgtggcagcatcccacatataaaatagagggagactggcacaggtgttcactcaggggcagtcttctcaggcaaaaagaggaagattggcagcagatgttacctcaggactaatcttcctcacaacaaataaataagcaaataaaaaaacttACAAATCAAACTCATTGATCAGAAATGCCAAGTGATAgattgaatgtttttatttcctcaagTTTTACCGATTGAAATggtgcctttattttatttaacagtgaTAATTTGACCTGTTTAGGTCTTAGAGTTATTGGCTATTTAATAGGTACAAAATCATTAAATTACTTAATATTGTTTTGAGGCTAATACAATTAATTTGATGGAATAAACTTCAGTATTATTGAAAAGCTTTAGGTAATAATGGTTGAGAATACTGTCAGGAATATTGAAAAGTTTGAAACATAATTTCTTATTGTATTTTAAGAACTAACGtaacattatttttctcattaggGGGCTCGAATGGTTCGAGAACTCTTTGAAATGGCCAGAACCAAAAAAGCCTGCCTTATATTCTTTGATGAAATTGATGCTATTGGAGGTATGAATGGTATTTAGAGAACCTTTGGGATTGGGTCTCATGAGAGTTCTAAAGTGATGTGTGTAGAGTTCTCCTGACGTGTTAATTGTATAAAGATTTTAATTCCACCTCTTTTATGAGCTCTGGCACCTTGGAGCCACAGATCTAATAAACAATAGGGCTataccataaagaaaaaaagaaacattatatagcattgctgtttctcaaactgtttatctttgtattttcctatttcattcaTACGACACACATTTTCACACTTCAAGAACTCCTGGCTTGGGATACAGCCTCACTTAATGTGATAAGAAGGCATGGGGTCATAATTTAATAGGTGGTGGTTTTCCTAAAGTGTACATAAAATAATGTCCTTGGCTTCATAGAGTTGATGAAATACAGTATGAGCTGTGTGATCTAGACAGGCTATTTTCACTAACTCTGTGCCTTGGTTTGCTTATCTTATATAGGGAGTGATAATTCCTGCCTTGTTTATTTCATGGGTTTTTGAGAGCTTTAAAGTAAGTAATAAATGTGATAGACTTTGAAAACTCTAAACTGTTCAGTAGGTCTTGGGTATTGTTATAGTCTATAAGAGTAATAACCCTTACTGGATAGAGAAGTGTTGTTTATCTAGACGGTTACGTGATGAACTTAGTGATAAAAATGACTGGAAAATATGGTGGACCCTGCAACACTGTTAGGGGACTGTGGTTAGGTTACCTAGCGTCTTGCTTTTAGACTGGATGGGCATTGCTGCGTTTGGATATTCTGTAGTTAATGTCTGCAGGGGACATAATTTCACCACAGTAGATCAATGCAGTGTTGTGACTCTGAAGTCATTTTTTATAGTATTGTTGGAATAAGCCTTGTGATGTCAGGATGCTCTGAAGCTGTGGTTTCCAAAGCAGACTGTGGATAAAATAGTATTGGGTGCAGGAGGAAAACACtagaatttttctttgtatttaattttaatttttaaagtttccattttttttataaTGTATGTAGTACATTAATACAACAGTATGTATTTatacagtttaaaaatgaaaatagattatTTGGAGGTCTTTTTTTGGCACTGTTTTGGTTGAAACGCAAGTGAGACTGACATTATCTTAGAGTCCTCTAATTTAGCCAAGTCCCTGTGATAGGGAGCTGCTGTCGTTCTGCTGTCTTAGAGGCTTAGCTGTAGTTTTAAGGACAGTCTCGAGAAGTTTAAAGGAGTCTAATAGTTCTTACAGATGGTCAGACACCAGTATGGTGCTCACGTTGCCAAGTATTCTGTTACCTTGTCCAGGTGTATATTGTGTTAAACAACGGAGGTGTGCTTGAgtgattttgaaaaacaaaactcctgaaagaggatttaaaaaaatactttaagggAGCCTATGTTAAATAAATCTGTGATGAGTCCTTTTGAAAGATTCACTTTCTGACTGGTTTTGTGTAAAGCACACAAAGGTTTGCTGAAACTGTCGTGTTCACTTGTGCTGGAGAGCGTGATCTGAGCGGAGACTCACAGCACTTTCGAGTTAGGCCTGGTGCTGCTCCTGAGAGGACATGAGGGCTGATCCTTCCTTTTGTCTTCCCAGGGGCTCGTTTCGATGATGGTGCTGGAGGTGACAACGAAGTGCAGAGAACCATGTTGGAACTGATCAATCAGCTGGATGGCTTCGATCCTCGAGGCAACATTAAAGTGCTGATGGCCACTAACAGGCCTGACACTTTGGACCCAGCACTGATGAGGCCAGGGAGATTGGACAGAAAGATTGAATTTAGCTTACCTGATCTGGAGGTAGGAAAATCATTTCATTTGAGAAAAGAGATTATTCTTGAAATTTCTCCTTCCTgtgattctttttaatatttgtcaTTTCTCCTATTTTTAGGGTCGGACTCACATTTTTAAGATTCATGCACGTTCAATGAGTGTTGAAAGAGACATCAGATTTGAATTGTTAGCACGACTGTGTCCAAATAGCACTGGTAGGTTGGAAAGTCTTGCTTATATTTGCTGGTCTGTCTCTTCACGTTACTTTTATTAAGCCTGTTACTTCCTTCTTGTTTGAAAGGTGCTGAGATTAGAAGCGTCTGCACGGAAGCTGGTATGTTTGCCATCAGAGCACGGCGAAAAATTGCCACTGAGAAGGATTTCTTGGAAGCTGTAAATAAGGTCATTAAATCCTATGCCAAATTCAGTGCTACTCCCCGCTATATGACATACAACTGAGCCTGAAGGCTTTCAGGgtgacttttcttttaattggaatCCTCACCTTACATAGACTTACTAGTAACCATTtcacacagaaaacaaatggtTTCAAGATTGTATGTTTTCAGATGTCTTTTCTCTGTGGTACAATAAAAGGTGATATCTAATGTCATTAGGTAGAAAAGCTTGTGTATGCTGTTTGTGGATCTGTTACCATTTAAGAATTCCACATCATAAAGTGCCTGCCTAGCCCGCATGGGTTCTGGGCATATGCTGGCTGGGTGCTGTACTGCCATTATCTCATTGTATTCTCCCATCTGCCCAGTGAGCTGGGTTTAATGGACCTTGATCTAGCAGATGCAGAAACTTTCCTGCCTAATTCACTGGtagtagagctgggattcgagCACAAGCTTGTCAGCTCCATTGCTATACTCCTCACCATTATGTTCTTCTGCCCCTCACCAAGATGTCCCATCTAGGCACATGACCGTATGCCTTTCCTGGTTTTTTTCCCTGCCATGTTGAATAATTAAAAAAGTTTGGCCAAAGCTTTACTAAAGTAGAAGCATCTGATGTAATATGTTTTGCTTTGCCATTTGACTTGATTTCAAATTAATCAAGAATTATTGATTTTAACGACCAGTGAAGTagtaaagcagaaagaaaaatatatacacatgatCTAATTTAGAAAACCTGGAATTGGATTCATACagaaaagtattttcattttataaattaatggTTTAAAATTTTGGTAAAGCTCCTGTTAGACTTCTGGTCTACGGTCAggtatttctgaaataaaagttGTATTAGAATCTTCAACATAccgacgtcagcaacatggcggcatgagctcacccgggactctctcccctccaaagtacaaccaaaaagagcagctgctttccaaccaaaaaaacaatccgaataacagaaatcgtcagagacccaTAGCAGTCAAACGACGGAAGAAGGAGAGCCTGCAGCCGGcttcagaggagctggaatggggtaggacagaactttgctccctcccctagagactgggattgctgctgcgggtgcaggaaggagcaggggagggactGTGCGTCCAGGGATCGTCCAGGATGCCCACTGCCCATGCAGcggaaaccctctaacaggggaaagctttcacatgggggaaccccagcaaggcagggccctggggagaCCAGAAAGTGAGAGCTGATCCAATACCAGTCAGGGTGagtgaaagtgcccctcctccccaaacccatgctgggtgccgccatcttggctgaaggtgcagggctcagaaaacaagcctctcgacccccatctagtggtgacaggctgtaattGCAGccgaataatagcatcatgtgcaaaaaccgctcctctaccatccatcaatttataaaagctccagtccaaaaggaaaaatataaaaatacagaagcaGGTTCTGAGGGCCTGGAAATGagtaaactaagtgaagaggagttcagaatagctatcctcaaaatattcactgaggtaaagggaaatatagagaagtcaacaagttctggagttacttcacaaaagagattgaaattataaagaagaattaattagaaatactagagatgaaaaatacagtggatcagataaaacagaatacggattccctgaatggctgtgtagacaccatagaggagcaaattagcataatggaagatagacaggctgaattgctccagacagaggaagaaagagaactaagaattaaaaaaactgaagaaaatctcagagaaatagctgactcaatgagaaaatgcaatataagaatcatcggaattcctgagggcatggaaaaggaaaatggagcagaaagtgtgctcaacgaaataatagaagagaacttcccaaatctagggattgagggagaaatgtgtgtggaggaagctttcagatctcctagatttgtcaatgtaaaatgacctactgcaaggcacatagtaataaaaatggcaaaaatgaaggacaaagaaaggatactcagggcagcaaggcagaagaaaataacctacaaaggaacccccatcagactttcatcggatttctctacagaaaccttacaagctaggagagattggagtgacatattcaagactttaaaggataaaaatcttcagccaagaatactctatccagcaaaaatatcctcagatatgagggagaaattaaatcttttccacaGAAACAAAAGGAGAGGGACCTCGTAGTCACacgacctccactacaagaaatcctcaagaaggctctcatacctgaaaaaagaaaaaaagggagtaaggggtcacaaaacagagtaaggagacaattAGATAGcatctgaataggatagcaaatattcaactatagcattaggataaagggaaggaaatgacAAAAGCAGAGACagtcttatcactctaaccacaaactcacatcacaagttggaataagagatgaaaataatttaggaggggaggaggaaagggactgaaacactctaggctaaggaagtaagagaccaccagaaaatggactatgttatacacgagattctgaatacaaacttcagggtagccactaaactaaaaaacagaacagagacacaaaaaataaataaggaaaaatctaagaaacccaccATAAGAAATTGCGGAAGTCAATGGACAGGCTAAAACACtcaggaaacaaaggaaacacaggaaagccggaaaatgagcaacagaatgacagcattaagccctcatgcatcaacactcaccctcaatgtaaacggattgaacgctccaataaaaagacacagagtggcaaaatggattaaagaacaagatccaacaatttgttgcctgcaggaaacacacctcacctccaaggacaaacacaggctcagagtgaaggggtggaagacaatactccaagctaatagcaaacaaagcaggtgtcgcaatacttacatcagacaaaacagacttcaagataaggcaggtaaagagagagacagaaggccagtatataatgatcaaagggacacttcatcaagaagaaataatgcttataaatatctatgcacccaacacaggaacaccaaagttcataaagcaactgttaacaaacctaagataagatatcaaaaataacacaataggggccagctctgtggccgagtggttaagttcacgcgctccgctgtggtggcccagggttcagatcctgggtgtggacatggcaccgctcatcaggccatgttgaggcggggtcccacatcccacaactagaaggacctgcaactaagatacacaactatgtaggggggggcgggggggggggggttggggagataaagcagaaaaaaaaaaagattggcaacagttgttagcccaggtgccaatctttaaaaaagaaaaaaaaaaataacaataataggtaggggacctcaacaccccactcacatcaatggacagatcatccagacagaaaatcaacaaagaaactgGAGCTAAACagaaagctaaaacagttg containing:
- the PSMC2 gene encoding 26S proteasome regulatory subunit 7, translated to MPDYLGADQRKTKEDEKEDKPIRALDEGDIALLKTYGQSTYSRQIKQVEDDIQQLLKKINELTGIKESDTGLAPPALWDLAADKQTLQSEQPLQVARCTKIINADSEDPKYIINVKQFAKFVVDLSDQVAPTDIEEGMRVGVDRNKYQIHIPLPPKIDPTVTMMQVEEKPDVTYSDVGGCKEQIEKLREVVETPLLHPERFVNLGIEPPKGVLLFGPPGTGKTLCARAVANRTDACFIRVIGSELVQKYVGEGARMVRELFEMARTKKACLIFFDEIDAIGGARFDDGAGGDNEVQRTMLELINQLDGFDPRGNIKVLMATNRPDTLDPALMRPGRLDRKIEFSLPDLEGRTHIFKIHARSMSVERDIRFELLARLCPNSTGAEIRSVCTEAGMFAIRARRKIATEKDFLEAVNKVIKSYAKFSATPRYMTYN